In Iodobacter fluviatilis, one DNA window encodes the following:
- a CDS encoding YkgJ family cysteine cluster protein yields the protein MSDHCQNCGACCAHYRVSFYWGESDAAQGGSVPARLTIPIHSIYVAMRGTDHHPSRCVALTGKIGEAVSCSIYEQRSSTCKEVMAGDEQCNKARQAYNLSPIIDQPKETAEVFC from the coding sequence ATGAGCGATCATTGCCAAAACTGTGGCGCATGCTGCGCCCATTACAGGGTTTCATTCTATTGGGGTGAAAGCGATGCGGCCCAGGGCGGCAGCGTGCCAGCCCGCTTAACCATCCCCATCCATTCTATTTATGTTGCCATGCGCGGCACAGACCACCACCCTAGCCGCTGCGTGGCCTTAACAGGAAAAATAGGAGAAGCGGTGAGCTGCAGCATCTATGAGCAGCGCTCCAGCACGTGCAAAGAAGTTATGGCAGGGGATGAGCAATGTAATAAGGCGAGGCAGGCTTACAATCTAAGCCCGATTATTGATCAGCCCAAAGAAACTGCCGAAGTATTTTGCTGA
- a CDS encoding HutD/Ves family protein, with product MPKIIQKKDLPVQAWKNGGGVTSEIVIFPKEASLDHFDWRISMATIGLDGGFSEFAGVDRSLAMVAGKGVSLQFGKGGPQTLMPKDQPLRFAGEAKVYARLLQGEVIDFNVMTRRSSYRHLLRQQVFSMPETWAFAGESGLLFLAGGESVLCQKGGQQFVLKAMDSLLLSADDAGEWLLVPYGEVCLFFTDLIKVD from the coding sequence ATGCCCAAAATAATACAAAAAAAAGATTTACCCGTGCAAGCTTGGAAAAACGGTGGAGGGGTGACGTCAGAAATTGTTATTTTTCCGAAAGAGGCATCGCTGGATCATTTTGACTGGCGTATCAGCATGGCTACGATCGGGCTTGATGGAGGCTTTTCAGAATTTGCAGGTGTAGATCGCAGCCTCGCTATGGTTGCGGGAAAGGGGGTCAGCCTGCAATTTGGCAAGGGTGGGCCGCAGACTCTGATGCCCAAAGATCAGCCGCTGCGTTTTGCCGGCGAGGCTAAGGTGTATGCCCGTCTGTTGCAGGGCGAAGTGATTGATTTTAATGTGATGACAAGGCGTAGCAGCTATCGCCATTTATTGCGCCAGCAGGTGTTCAGCATGCCGGAAACATGGGCTTTTGCGGGTGAAAGTGGCCTGTTATTTTTGGCCGGAGGTGAATCTGTTTTATGCCAGAAGGGCGGGCAGCAGTTTGTTTTAAAGGCGATGGATAGCTTGTTGTTAAGTGCTGACGATGCAGGTGAATGGCTTTTGGTGCCTTATGGGGAGGTGTGTCTCTTTTTTACTGATTTAATTAAAGTTGATTGA
- a CDS encoding sodium-dependent transporter, with protein MTTRNAWGSRLGFILAAAGSAIGLGAIWKFPYVTAMNGGGAFLLLFLIFSFTLGLALMMAEIALGRSATNGAVGAFKKIGGKHWALLGLLGVIAGFVLFSFYSVVGGWTFAYLGKAIDGSVMSANPKALEAMFGSFVSDPIKPLITHALFTLATLGIVLGGIEKGIERAGKVLMPALFIIMLILMLRSLTLPGAWAGVVQFLAPDWSRVNPAMVVEALGLAFFSLSLGVGAMVAYGSYMHSSEEILSASLWVVFLAVMIALLAGLMIFPAVAAFGLNPAAGPGLTFMTMPVVFMHLPFGQLFAIAFFALLAMAALSSSVAMLELIAIWFIDDLKLPRRPVLIGIALAVFLCGIPASWSFGIWSDARIFGKSIFDAMDYFVSNLAMPIGGIGLALLAGWKGDTLVDEVGLQGWKRQAWLITCRYLAPVLITTVLVKNL; from the coding sequence ATGACAACACGTAATGCTTGGGGCTCGCGTTTGGGCTTTATTCTGGCGGCGGCCGGCTCGGCCATTGGGCTGGGTGCGATTTGGAAGTTTCCTTATGTCACGGCCATGAATGGCGGCGGGGCGTTTTTGCTGCTGTTTCTGATTTTTAGCTTTACCCTAGGGCTGGCGCTGATGATGGCCGAGATTGCCCTAGGCCGCTCAGCTACTAACGGTGCGGTGGGCGCGTTTAAAAAAATCGGCGGCAAGCACTGGGCGCTCCTGGGCCTCTTGGGCGTGATCGCAGGCTTTGTTCTGTTTTCGTTTTATAGCGTGGTGGGCGGCTGGACTTTTGCCTACCTTGGCAAGGCCATTGATGGCAGCGTAATGAGCGCCAATCCAAAAGCATTAGAAGCGATGTTTGGCAGCTTTGTATCTGATCCGATTAAGCCCTTGATTACCCATGCACTGTTTACCCTAGCCACCTTAGGTATTGTGCTGGGCGGCATTGAGAAGGGCATTGAGCGGGCGGGCAAAGTGCTGATGCCTGCGCTGTTTATTATTATGCTGATCCTGATGCTGCGCTCTTTAACGCTGCCGGGCGCATGGGCCGGGGTGGTGCAGTTTTTAGCGCCAGACTGGAGCCGCGTTAATCCCGCCATGGTGGTGGAAGCCTTAGGGCTGGCATTTTTCTCGCTGTCTTTAGGCGTGGGGGCGATGGTGGCCTATGGCTCTTATATGCATTCCAGCGAAGAAATTCTCTCTGCTTCACTGTGGGTGGTATTTCTGGCCGTGATGATTGCGCTTCTTGCCGGGCTAATGATTTTTCCTGCCGTGGCGGCTTTTGGCTTAAACCCAGCGGCCGGGCCGGGGCTTACTTTTATGACCATGCCGGTGGTGTTTATGCACCTGCCCTTTGGCCAGTTGTTTGCTATTGCCTTTTTTGCTTTGCTTGCAATGGCCGCATTGTCTTCATCGGTGGCGATGCTAGAGCTGATCGCCATCTGGTTTATTGACGATCTGAAGCTGCCGCGCCGTCCTGTATTGATCGGCATCGCGCTGGCGGTGTTCCTCTGCGGTATCCCGGCATCGTGGTCGTTTGGTATCTGGTCTGATGCTCGCATCTTTGGCAAAAGCATTTTTGATGCGATGGATTACTTTGTATCCAATCTGGCCATGCCTATTGGCGGTATTGGCCTCGCGCTACTGGCAGGCTGGAAAGGCGACACGCTGGTGGATGAAGTGGGCCTGCAAGGCTGGAAAAGGCAAGCATGGCTGATTACCTGCCGCTACCTTGCACCTGTGCTGATTACCACGGTGCTGGTGAAAAATCTGTAA
- the sbcD gene encoding exonuclease subunit SbcD — protein sequence MKIIHTSDWHLGQHFMGKTRQAEHQAFLDWLLASAITHNADAILVAGDIFDTGSPPSYARELYNHFIVALSKTGARLIILGGNHDSVATLGESKSLLAELNTSVIPGVAADAGEQVLLLKQKDGSAGAVLCAIPFIRARDVQQSVAGQSSDEKQLSLQAGIFQHYQTLYQRALDERNQLGLPTLPIIATGHLTTVGASASESVREIYVGALEAFPTSAFPPADYIALGHIHRPQKVGGFEHIRYCGSPIPLSFDEAKQAKEVLLVSLDHQGLQAVEPLAIPRSQQLISLRGNLAELESAISALEKNESIWLEVLVSSDDYLSDLQSRIEVLTKDTQIEVLRIRRERGNAASTWQADSKETLAELSPADVFAQRIASEEIEAPLLIELEKRYAQTVTLLQEAKA from the coding sequence ATGAAAATCATCCACACCTCGGACTGGCATCTGGGCCAGCATTTTATGGGCAAGACGCGCCAGGCTGAGCATCAGGCTTTTTTAGACTGGCTGCTGGCAAGCGCAATCACCCACAATGCCGATGCTATTTTGGTGGCTGGGGATATTTTTGATACAGGCTCGCCGCCCAGCTATGCGCGCGAGCTTTACAACCACTTTATTGTGGCCCTCAGCAAAACCGGCGCGAGGCTGATTATTTTGGGTGGTAATCATGACTCGGTAGCTACTTTAGGCGAAAGCAAATCGCTGCTTGCTGAGCTAAACACCAGCGTGATTCCAGGCGTGGCTGCAGATGCAGGCGAACAGGTTTTGCTGCTCAAGCAAAAAGACGGCAGCGCCGGGGCGGTGTTATGCGCGATTCCCTTTATCCGCGCACGCGATGTGCAGCAAAGTGTGGCGGGGCAAAGCAGCGATGAAAAGCAGCTCAGCTTGCAAGCAGGTATTTTTCAGCACTATCAAACGCTGTATCAGCGTGCTCTGGATGAGCGAAACCAGCTTGGATTGCCCACCCTGCCCATTATCGCCACCGGCCATCTCACCACTGTTGGCGCAAGCGCCAGTGAATCGGTAAGAGAGATTTATGTTGGCGCACTAGAAGCCTTCCCCACCAGCGCCTTTCCACCTGCTGACTATATTGCGCTGGGACATATTCATCGCCCGCAAAAAGTCGGCGGCTTTGAGCATATCCGCTACTGCGGCTCGCCGATTCCACTGAGCTTTGATGAAGCCAAGCAGGCCAAAGAAGTACTGCTGGTTAGCTTAGATCATCAGGGCCTGCAAGCGGTTGAGCCGCTCGCCATCCCCCGCTCCCAGCAACTGATCTCTCTGCGCGGCAATCTGGCCGAGTTGGAATCGGCCATCAGCGCCCTTGAAAAAAACGAATCAATCTGGCTGGAAGTGCTGGTCAGTAGCGATGATTACCTCAGCGACTTACAAAGCCGCATAGAAGTGCTGACTAAAGACACGCAAATAGAAGTGCTGCGCATCCGCAGAGAGCGCGGCAATGCGGCCAGTACCTGGCAAGCAGACAGCAAGGAAACGCTGGCCGAGCTAAGCCCTGCCGATGTCTTTGCCCAGCGCATCGCCAGCGAAGAAATCGAAGCGCCGCTCCTAATCGAGCTGGAAAAACGCTATGCACAAACCGTCACCTTATTGCAGGAGGCCAAGGCATGA
- the sbcC gene encoding exonuclease subunit SbcC, protein MKLLSLRLKNLNSLKGEWKIDFTAAPFKDNGLFAITGPTGAGKTTLLDAICLALYHQTPRMSSISASSNELMTRHTSDCLAEVEFEVKGSRYRAFWSQRRARNLASGALQAPRVELADASGQILTDKINEKLRLTEALTGLDFGRFTKSMLLAQGGFAAFLNAAANERAELLEELTGTDIYGQISQSVFEQTRSSKQALDQLRARASGVELLSDEQRSNLNQEANDLAHAGQALQSQLSQVQINRQWREALSRANRQHADAQTRQQEALAALARAQPQLDQLARSEPAAKLQVPYSALSQATEALAHTKQELVQLSTEQNSALEEHRARLWQAQQLAMQLSQQSSARLTQTQAAQSALISNQHPEHAKLGEQLVGWRAQFLSLNTLASGMSKLEAEINQQNIQTLIEQHAASILSVSSQQAESQAAGRAENTAQAAWQALLAGKDEAAFWEQKQSLLERGADIARLAELEISRQKTQQQSALLATTLAEKQTMVSQKNQALATLRLTFSDLKQQLNDKKKLLEQEQRIQGLEAYRQQLQAGEACPLCGSHEHPAILDYQALNVSATAAAMEAKQAELEKLTEEGQALKLDLTRLEAEINALESQQNNCSILAAEQMQQWHLLCNKLAAHTPDLAALRQQHAAALQDADTRLNQLAQMKAQLEEAQKVRLAAEKKLAEQQQALQLLTQKLENAQAHLQDLNQRKNRLAEQISTETEALRCSLPDQLPSDSQAWLQAQESLWQSWQAAELQLQQLAQDLMVQQQAVKAAEQLEQTWQRCWQETGAAPQAAQANSTQPEADLAACTVQISSLQEQISQQKGREITLQKRMQEHEEQLQHASSTWQAALAASPFQDEAAFMAARLEDDQRNVFSALKQQLDTALITANTLLGSAEHILAPLQAEAKTTLEAPELDEQLASLSAEISQLAQRQGEIRAVLLGDDTKRSSQATLFAEIAAMSVDYDYWQHLNSLIGSADGAKYRKFAQGLTLDHLIHLANRQLERLHGRYQLMRKNTGELELGIIDTWQGDVARDTKTLSGGESFLVSLALALALSDLVSHKTSIDSLFLDEGFGTLDGETLEIALDALDHLNASGKMIGIISHVEALKERIPVQLKIHKSAGLGLSQMDKQYAFSGG, encoded by the coding sequence ATGAAGCTGCTTAGCCTGCGTTTAAAAAACCTGAATTCATTAAAAGGTGAGTGGAAAATCGATTTCACTGCCGCGCCCTTTAAAGATAACGGCCTGTTTGCCATTACCGGCCCTACCGGCGCGGGTAAAACCACCCTGCTGGATGCCATTTGCTTGGCGCTTTATCACCAAACTCCGCGCATGAGCAGCATTTCGGCCAGCAGCAATGAGCTGATGACTCGCCATACCAGTGATTGCCTTGCAGAAGTGGAGTTTGAAGTGAAAGGCAGCCGCTATCGCGCTTTCTGGAGTCAGCGCCGTGCGCGTAATCTGGCCAGCGGCGCATTGCAAGCGCCCAGAGTGGAGCTGGCAGACGCCAGTGGGCAAATTCTCACCGATAAAATCAATGAAAAGCTCAGACTCACCGAGGCCCTGACCGGCCTTGATTTTGGCCGCTTTACCAAATCCATGCTACTGGCACAGGGTGGCTTTGCGGCCTTTTTAAATGCCGCCGCCAACGAGCGAGCCGAGCTTTTAGAAGAGCTGACCGGCACCGATATTTACGGCCAGATTTCACAATCTGTATTCGAGCAAACCCGCAGCAGCAAGCAAGCGCTCGATCAGCTGCGCGCCAGGGCTTCCGGTGTAGAGCTGCTGAGTGATGAGCAGCGCAGCAACTTAAACCAAGAAGCGAATGACTTAGCCCATGCTGGGCAAGCCTTGCAAAGCCAGCTCAGCCAGGTGCAAATTAATCGCCAGTGGCGCGAAGCGCTAAGCAGAGCCAATCGTCAGCATGCTGACGCTCAAACCCGCCAGCAAGAAGCCCTTGCTGCGCTGGCCCGCGCCCAGCCACAGCTGGATCAGCTTGCCCGAAGCGAGCCAGCGGCAAAACTGCAAGTGCCTTACAGCGCATTAAGCCAAGCCACAGAGGCACTCGCCCATACCAAGCAAGAGCTGGTGCAGCTGAGCACAGAACAAAACAGCGCCCTTGAAGAACACCGAGCTAGACTCTGGCAGGCGCAGCAGCTGGCGATGCAACTCAGCCAGCAGAGCAGCGCTCGGCTCACCCAAACCCAAGCCGCGCAGAGCGCATTAATCAGCAACCAACATCCCGAGCATGCAAAACTAGGCGAGCAGCTGGTGGGCTGGCGGGCGCAGTTTTTAAGCTTAAATACCCTCGCAAGCGGGATGAGCAAGCTGGAAGCCGAGATCAATCAGCAAAATATCCAGACACTGATTGAGCAACACGCGGCAAGCATTCTAAGCGTCAGCAGCCAGCAAGCAGAAAGCCAAGCGGCTGGGCGGGCAGAAAACACAGCGCAAGCGGCATGGCAGGCTTTGCTTGCAGGCAAAGACGAAGCGGCTTTTTGGGAGCAAAAACAAAGCTTACTTGAGCGTGGCGCAGATATCGCTAGGCTGGCCGAGCTGGAAATCAGCCGCCAAAAAACACAGCAGCAATCTGCACTACTGGCCACAACGCTGGCCGAAAAACAGACCATGGTCAGCCAAAAAAATCAGGCACTGGCAACGCTCAGGCTGACATTCAGCGATTTAAAACAACAGCTGAACGATAAGAAAAAACTGCTGGAACAAGAGCAACGCATTCAAGGGCTGGAAGCCTATCGCCAGCAATTACAAGCCGGTGAAGCCTGCCCGCTCTGCGGGTCTCATGAGCATCCGGCCATTTTGGATTACCAAGCGCTGAATGTTTCTGCCACCGCCGCAGCAATGGAGGCCAAACAGGCCGAGCTGGAAAAGCTCACTGAAGAGGGGCAAGCGCTCAAGCTTGATCTCACCCGGCTGGAAGCCGAAATCAACGCCCTTGAATCTCAACAAAACAACTGCTCAATACTCGCCGCAGAGCAGATGCAGCAATGGCATCTGCTCTGCAACAAGCTGGCCGCTCACACCCCTGATTTAGCCGCACTCCGCCAGCAACACGCCGCAGCCTTGCAGGATGCAGACACCCGCTTAAACCAGCTAGCCCAAATGAAGGCTCAGCTAGAAGAAGCGCAAAAAGTAAGACTGGCCGCTGAAAAAAAACTGGCAGAGCAACAGCAAGCTTTGCAATTGCTGACGCAAAAGCTGGAAAACGCACAGGCGCATCTGCAAGATTTAAACCAGAGAAAAAACAGGCTGGCCGAGCAAATCAGCACAGAAACCGAAGCACTGCGGTGCTCGCTGCCTGATCAGCTGCCTTCGGACAGCCAAGCATGGCTGCAGGCGCAAGAATCACTATGGCAAAGCTGGCAAGCCGCAGAGCTACAGTTGCAACAGCTGGCACAAGATTTAATGGTCCAGCAACAAGCGGTAAAAGCAGCTGAGCAGTTAGAGCAAACTTGGCAACGATGCTGGCAGGAAACGGGCGCAGCCCCGCAAGCGGCACAGGCTAACTCTACCCAGCCCGAGGCCGATTTAGCCGCTTGCACCGTGCAGATCAGCAGCCTGCAAGAGCAAATAAGCCAGCAAAAGGGCCGAGAAATCACCCTGCAAAAACGCATGCAAGAGCATGAGGAGCAGCTGCAACACGCCAGCAGTACATGGCAAGCCGCGCTGGCTGCCAGCCCTTTTCAAGACGAAGCCGCATTTATGGCCGCACGCTTGGAAGACGATCAGCGCAATGTATTCAGCGCGCTCAAACAGCAGCTCGATACCGCGCTGATCACCGCCAACACCCTGCTCGGCAGCGCGGAACACATTTTAGCGCCGCTGCAGGCAGAGGCCAAAACCACGCTTGAAGCCCCCGAGCTGGATGAGCAGCTGGCCAGTCTAAGCGCAGAAATCAGCCAACTGGCCCAGCGCCAGGGTGAAATTCGCGCGGTATTGCTGGGGGACGATACAAAGCGCAGCAGCCAAGCCACGCTGTTTGCTGAGATTGCAGCCATGAGTGTGGATTACGATTACTGGCAGCACCTTAACAGCCTGATTGGCTCGGCCGATGGTGCAAAATATCGCAAATTTGCACAGGGCTTAACGCTGGATCATCTGATTCATCTGGCCAACCGTCAGCTGGAGCGCCTGCATGGCCGCTACCAGCTGATGCGAAAAAACACAGGCGAGCTGGAGCTGGGGATCATCGACACATGGCAAGGCGATGTGGCACGAGACACCAAAACATTATCAGGCGGCGAAAGCTTTTTAGTCAGCTTAGCGCTGGCCTTGGCGCTGTCTGATCTGGTGAGCCACAAAACATCGATTGATTCGCTGTTCTTAGATGAAGGCTTTGGCACGCTGGACGGCGAAACCCTAGAAATCGCCCTCGACGCGCTCGACCACCTCAACGCCAGCGGCAAAATGATAGGCATCATCAGCCACGTAGAAGCCCTGAAAGAACGCATCCCCGTGCAGCTTAAAATCCATAAATCAGCAGGGCTGGGGCTGAGCCAGATGGATAAGCAGTATGCGTTTTCAGGAGGGTAA
- a CDS encoding sodium-dependent transporter, protein MTTRSNWGSKLGFILAAAGSAIGLGAIWKFPYVTAMNGGGVFLLLFLFFSFTLGLAQMVVEFTLGRSAQTGPVGMFRKLAGKSWPLIGMMGIFAGFVLYSFYSVVGGWTLAYLALAMDGSVLTTDTKVLKDTFEHYVSNPFWPILTHGVFVLATLGIVIGGIEKGIERASKLLMPGLFIIMLILIARSLTLPGAWQGVVAFFAPDFSKLTPAMVVDALGLAFFSLSLGTGGMIAYGSYVKQETPVLHSAAWVVGLSCTVAILAGLMIFPALFAFKLDPSAGPGLTFMTMPVVFASLPFGQIFAIAFFALLSVAALTSSVSMLELIATLFLDEYKLPRRKVILCLSLAVFLCGIPASLSFGPWADVKFFGKTIFDLMDYSVSNVMMPLGGIGVALFAGWRVWPLLEEHSGLAGLPLFGLKWSCRVVAPLSIAVILVKNL, encoded by the coding sequence ATGACTACTCGCTCTAACTGGGGCTCTAAGCTGGGATTTATCCTTGCTGCGGCAGGCTCGGCCATTGGCCTTGGCGCTATTTGGAAATTCCCTTACGTGACGGCCATGAATGGCGGTGGCGTGTTTTTACTGCTGTTTTTATTTTTTAGCTTCACCCTAGGCCTAGCCCAGATGGTGGTGGAATTTACCCTAGGCCGTAGCGCGCAAACCGGGCCAGTGGGGATGTTTCGCAAGCTGGCGGGTAAATCCTGGCCGCTGATTGGCATGATGGGTATTTTTGCGGGCTTTGTGCTGTACAGCTTTTATAGCGTGGTGGGTGGCTGGACGCTGGCTTACCTAGCACTGGCCATGGATGGCTCGGTGCTGACTACAGATACCAAGGTACTCAAAGACACTTTCGAGCATTATGTATCTAATCCTTTCTGGCCGATTCTGACCCACGGCGTGTTTGTGCTGGCAACGCTGGGTATTGTGATTGGCGGCATCGAAAAAGGCATTGAGCGCGCCAGCAAATTGCTGATGCCGGGCCTCTTTATCATCATGCTGATTCTGATCGCCCGCTCGCTGACTTTGCCCGGCGCATGGCAGGGCGTGGTGGCTTTCTTTGCCCCAGATTTTTCTAAGCTGACACCCGCCATGGTGGTTGATGCCCTTGGCCTTGCGTTTTTCTCGCTGTCTTTAGGCACGGGCGGCATGATCGCTTACGGCTCCTACGTGAAGCAAGAAACACCGGTATTGCACTCGGCGGCTTGGGTGGTTGGCCTTTCTTGCACCGTGGCGATTTTGGCCGGGTTGATGATTTTCCCAGCGCTGTTTGCCTTTAAGCTCGACCCTAGTGCAGGCCCAGGCCTGACCTTTATGACCATGCCAGTGGTGTTTGCCAGCCTGCCCTTTGGCCAAATCTTTGCCATCGCCTTCTTTGCCCTGCTTTCGGTGGCCGCACTGACCTCATCTGTTTCTATGCTCGAGCTGATTGCAACGCTCTTTTTGGATGAATACAAACTGCCACGCCGCAAAGTGATTCTTTGTTTATCACTGGCTGTTTTCCTCTGTGGTATTCCCGCATCACTGTCTTTTGGCCCTTGGGCGGACGTTAAATTCTTTGGCAAAACCATTTTTGACCTGATGGATTACAGCGTCTCCAATGTGATGATGCCACTAGGTGGAATCGGCGTGGCACTGTTCGCAGGCTGGCGCGTATGGCCGCTGCTGGAAGAGCATTCTGGTCTGGCTGGCCTGCCCCTCTTCGGCCTGAAATGGAGCTGCCGCGTGGTCGCGCCTTTATCCATTGCGGTGATTTTGGTGAAAAATCTTTGA
- a CDS encoding collagenase, with the protein MRIKKVINKRSTQAGVLAIALASIMAACVTTGGENTAESAPPPAASQQGNSEHAPVLGEPPSHPFGLPPQAGAKGGSDHPQVSALQKGVAAAPLYAECDQRLFSLSGAALASYVATVEGRCINRLFEADAATYPVISAANMQAVAKEARLRARQWNPAKPNGLWPLATFLKAGYFTQYSHAREVGEYGRTVDQPVMQVVSALADNPAIWLNPAEDESQSSEAWERQNDARQSVSETMILADSVRQPEYALPLLSAFFGRYQGQFKQSYAQYALHPMQTTLFNLHSQGGFDQKVEAGQLDGLVKSLAAIVRQGRSAFADEQMFLNTLRETGRFMLYPRTTPIAEPAVAGHLNAERYSAAWAEAVYALKKIAKVPCDRYNICNAEAELKARLFPNRWSFDNGNLVFETPLSRKQVEPLYYAMKQVEAQLKRVSGVSQPVKDDPNARLRMVIYGTKTDYGRYQGLLNDLSTDNGGIYIENGATFYTFERTSQESTLSLEELVRHEYVHYLSGRFIQPGMWGSSEFFRDSRRMPWYDEGFAEFMAWSTSREGIKVRGHVVDVVANNWPASFQTPAQIMRSSYSDGWDFYSHSALWFYFLHRNEPGLLADVLQQLRNDDVKGFDALVKRLGADAALSARFKDFVGQQVALQKAGQLGDTSTIEGQDWLAQSAWQLSDVAHIQSLMGKVLPLACRVWAEGAGSELRRFECTGQTAIRASTLTAAHQESDVLLNNALKNLQGSANNMLALNCFASDYQLDAHRAALRCEGPLANGTGPSPTAVPTAPPTRPTATPVPTSPPTRPTAVPTSVPTSPPTRPTAVPTTVPTLPPVNPNNLALLQTRFSSAGRCLRVILAANQQVDRFVLVNSAKLGRINFAEYGSFTYRRDADQAGLADSITVRLQRGTQFKDIRVVLDAKPVNQSEEACWAGA; encoded by the coding sequence ATGCGCATTAAAAAAGTAATAAATAAGCGAAGCACGCAGGCTGGCGTATTGGCAATTGCTCTTGCCAGCATCATGGCTGCATGTGTGACAACGGGAGGCGAAAACACGGCAGAATCTGCTCCGCCACCCGCTGCCAGCCAGCAGGGGAATTCAGAGCATGCCCCTGTTTTGGGTGAGCCTCCCAGCCATCCGTTTGGCCTGCCGCCACAGGCTGGCGCAAAAGGAGGGTCTGATCATCCGCAGGTATCTGCTCTGCAAAAAGGCGTGGCGGCAGCGCCGCTTTATGCTGAATGCGATCAGCGATTGTTTTCTTTATCGGGCGCGGCACTGGCCAGCTATGTGGCAACGGTGGAAGGGCGTTGTATTAACCGACTTTTTGAGGCCGATGCGGCAACTTACCCGGTAATTTCGGCTGCAAATATGCAGGCCGTGGCAAAAGAAGCTCGCTTGCGCGCTCGCCAGTGGAACCCGGCCAAGCCCAATGGGCTCTGGCCATTGGCTACTTTTTTAAAAGCGGGCTATTTCACCCAGTACAGCCATGCCAGAGAAGTGGGCGAATATGGGCGCACGGTGGATCAGCCCGTTATGCAGGTGGTGAGTGCGCTGGCAGATAATCCGGCGATCTGGTTAAACCCAGCAGAGGATGAATCTCAATCCAGTGAGGCATGGGAGCGCCAGAATGATGCGCGCCAAAGTGTCAGCGAAACCATGATTCTGGCCGATTCGGTACGTCAGCCTGAATATGCATTGCCATTATTAAGCGCTTTTTTTGGCCGCTATCAGGGGCAGTTTAAGCAAAGCTATGCTCAATATGCTTTGCATCCTATGCAAACTACTTTGTTTAATTTGCATAGCCAGGGTGGCTTTGATCAAAAAGTTGAAGCAGGTCAGCTTGATGGATTAGTTAAGTCTCTGGCGGCGATTGTGCGCCAGGGCCGCTCTGCTTTTGCAGATGAGCAGATGTTTTTAAATACACTGCGTGAAACCGGCCGTTTTATGCTTTACCCAAGAACCACGCCGATTGCTGAGCCTGCGGTGGCTGGGCATCTAAATGCAGAGCGTTATTCTGCAGCATGGGCCGAGGCGGTTTATGCGCTGAAAAAAATCGCCAAAGTGCCTTGCGATCGATACAACATTTGCAATGCCGAAGCTGAGCTTAAAGCCCGCTTATTTCCTAATCGCTGGTCATTTGACAATGGCAATTTGGTTTTTGAAACGCCGCTTAGCCGCAAGCAGGTAGAGCCGCTTTATTACGCCATGAAGCAGGTTGAGGCTCAGCTTAAGCGGGTAAGTGGCGTAAGCCAGCCGGTAAAAGATGATCCGAATGCACGTTTACGCATGGTGATTTACGGTACAAAAACCGATTACGGCCGCTACCAGGGCTTACTCAATGATTTATCTACCGATAACGGGGGTATTTATATTGAAAACGGCGCTACTTTTTATACCTTTGAGCGCACCAGCCAGGAAAGCACACTGTCTTTAGAAGAGCTGGTTCGCCACGAATACGTGCATTATTTATCGGGCCGCTTTATTCAGCCGGGTATGTGGGGCTCCAGCGAATTCTTCCGCGACAGCCGCCGTATGCCTTGGTATGACGAAGGCTTTGCCGAGTTTATGGCGTGGAGCACCTCGCGTGAGGGCATTAAAGTACGTGGCCATGTAGTGGATGTCGTGGCAAATAACTGGCCAGCTAGTTTTCAGACGCCAGCGCAAATTATGCGTTCAAGCTATAGCGATGGCTGGGATTTTTACAGCCATTCGGCGCTGTGGTTCTATTTCTTGCATCGCAATGAGCCGGGCCTTCTGGCTGATGTATTGCAGCAATTGCGTAACGATGATGTAAAAGGCTTTGATGCATTGGTGAAACGCCTTGGCGCAGATGCGGCTTTAAGTGCACGCTTTAAAGACTTTGTAGGGCAGCAAGTTGCATTGCAAAAGGCAGGTCAGCTGGGGGATACCTCTACCATCGAGGGCCAAGATTGGCTGGCGCAATCGGCATGGCAGCTCAGTGATGTGGCGCATATTCAATCCTTAATGGGCAAAGTGCTGCCGCTGGCCTGCCGTGTATGGGCAGAGGGCGCGGGCAGTGAGCTGCGTCGTTTTGAATGCACAGGTCAAACCGCTATTCGTGCCAGTACGCTGACAGCAGCACATCAGGAAAGCGATGTATTGCTGAATAATGCACTGAAAAACTTGCAAGGCAGCGCCAATAATATGCTGGCGCTTAATTGCTTTGCCAGCGATTATCAGCTGGATGCGCATCGTGCAGCGCTGCGCTGCGAAGGCCCGCTAGCCAATGGCACTGGGCCAAGCCCAACGGCTGTGCCTACTGCGCCGCCAACACGCCCAACTGCAACGCCTGTGCCGACCAGCCCGCCAACTCGTCCAACGGCGGTGCCAACATCTGTGCCGACCAGCCCGCCAACCCGGCCTACCGCAGTGCCAACTACGGTGCCAACCTTGCCGCCTGTTAATCCAAATAATCTGGCCTTGCTACAAACACGCTTTAGCAGTGCTGGGCGCTGTCTGCGGGTTATATTGGCCGCTAATCAACAGGTCGATCGCTTTGTGCTGGTGAATTCAGCCAAGCTGGGGCGGATTAATTTTGCAGAATATGGCAGCTTCACCTACCGCCGCGATGCCGATCAAGCAGGGCTGGCAGACAGCATTACTGTTCGCCTGCAGCGCGGTACGCAATTTAAAGATATCCGAGTGGTGCTGGATGCAAAACCTGTGAATCAAAGTGAAGAGGCCTGCTGGGCCGGGGCTTAA